From Aspergillus fumigatus Af293 chromosome 5, whole genome shotgun sequence, a single genomic window includes:
- a CDS encoding ATP dependent DNA ligase domain protein: MFPEKRTDRVYWLQCTNLSRVIGRCLLLGSDRRQELEQWRVAGGADLGQCVENVMRQAEFDINSGQEVTVEEIDLALNKIASRCRFSGSRVRRQHSAVDVEDTLRPLYRRMSSRDAKWLTRMILKSYHPVVLPAKLTMKSFHFLLPHLLLFQDSFDSALKMLASEPLCHYPPNPIPELAKDLCIQALQHLKPRIGIKIGRPEYHKARSIKHCCQMIGRRRMSVERKYDGEYCQIHIDLTKRPNPIQIFSKSGKDSTDDRAGIHAVVKDSLSIGKSECKFSRQCILEGELVVWNDNHGRIADFHKLRKFIARSGTYIGIDNDSPPQPYEHLMIVFFDILLLDDDICLRKPHRERRLLLKNVVKVIDGYADIAEQHIVEFSHPSGRSRLETIFSKAVTERWEGLVLKGCEDPYVSIFPGSENGSGGRWIKLKKDYIPGLGDTVDLTLIGARYDSRDAAALYSSTKIFWTHFYIGCLVNKDAVLQSAAEPRFLVMDVIDCNSMSLKNMQILNQFGQFGACGLDSGHGFRIEFGKDSLSDMNTVFKKPFVVEMLGGGFEKPSGARYFTLRFPRIQKIFLDRSFEEAASYQELQLSAEEARMVPAEDLHHEEEWRRQLQQGQVSSYYIVTKSQTTSSGTSSCPMTASSPSKGPSSEAIATTVIRTQPQHLSGDSIQQWNRVNDERVPADAISIFVDDSMATVSSPESSEPPRKLLRSNDNLSSIQGSSKKRNQESSSNPSKGNSASYGEENGTTFPSNDSNASIELEACITLPLQPRKRRRLTENHASNVAPVVPSSCSNQPRCVKAPLTMIPLYFRQDLDRGDSTNTLIPPNSSNLAGDLQTFLQNQQYPKTLSGDFFSKSANRSQQPSNPTDIKLHEAARFSSLMPNSSLSRQD; this comes from the exons ATGTTTCCCGAGAAACGAACGGACAGAGTCTACTGGCTGCAGTGTACCAATCTTTCAAGGGTCATAGGCCGTTGTCTTCTGTTAGGTTCTGATCGACGGCAAGAGCTCGAGCAATGGCGTGTCGCGGGAGGTGCCGACTTGGGACAATGTGTAGAAAATGTCATGCGACAAGCAGAATTCGACATCAACAGTGGCCAAGAGGTGACCGTTGAAGAGATAGACCTGGCATTGAACAAGATTGCCTCGCGATGCAGGTTCTCCGGTTCTCGAGTGCGAAGACAACATAGTGCGGTCGATGTCGAGGACACGCTGAGACCATTGTATCGGCGCATGAGCAGTAGAGACGCAAAATGGCTTACTCGAATGATACTAAAGAGTTATCATCCAGTCGTGCTTCCCGCCAAGCTCACGATGAAAAGCTTCCATTTCCTGCTTCCACATTTGCTGCTTTTCCAGGATTCTTTTGATTCTGCTTTAAAAATGCTGGCTTCCGAACCCCTTTGCCACTACCCACCGAACCCGATTCCAGAGCTCGCGAAAGATCTGTGTATCCAGGCCTTACAGCATCTTAAACCCAGGATTGGGATCAAGATAGGGCGGCCCGAATACCATAAGGCGCGCAGTATCAAACATTGCTGCCAAATGATCGGCCGTCGTCGAATGAGTGTAGAAAGGAAGTACGATGGCGAATACTGCCAGATACACATTGACCTCACGAAGCGCCCCAATCCCATCCAAATATTCTCCAAAAGCGGCAAGGATTCCACCGACGACCGCGCGGGAATCCACGCTGTGGTTAAGGACTCCCTGAGCATCGGTAAATCCGAGTGCAAATTCTCTCGCCAGTGCATCCTCGAAGGTGAACTAGTTGTCTGGAACGACAATCACGGCAGGATTGCAGATTTTCACAAGTTGCGCAAATTCATTGCTCGCTCAGGCACCTATATTGGAATAGACAATGATTCCCC GCCGCAACCTTACGAGCATTTAATGATTGTGTTCTTCGACATTCTGCTTCTCGATGACGACATCTGCCTTAGGAAGCCACATCGTGAGCGGCGGCTGCTTCTAAAGAATGTTGTAAAAGTAATAGATGGATATGCGGACATCGCAGAGCAACATATTGTCGAATTTTCCCACCCCAGCGGTCGATCTCGCCTCGAAACAATATTCTCGAAGGCCGTTACGGAAAGATGGGAAGGACTCGTCCTAAAAGGTTGTGAAGATCCCTACGTTTCAATATTTCCTGGTTCTGAGAACGGCTCCGGTGGTCGCTGgatcaagctcaagaagGACTATATACCAGGGTTGGGTGACACCGTGGACCTGACATTAATCGGCGCTAGATATGACTCTCgtgatgctgctgcattGTATTCATCCACGAAGATATTTTGGACACATTTTTACATCGGCTGTCTGGTCAACAAAGACGCGGTCTTACAGTCCGCAGCTGAGCCAAGGTTTCTCGTTATGGATGTCATTGACTGTAACTCCATGAGCCTGAAAAATATGCAAATTCTCAATCAGTTTGGGCAGTTCGGTGCCTGCGGTCTGGATTCAGGCCATGGGTTCCGGATAGAGTTTGGAAAGGATAGTCTCTCCGACATGAATACCGTGTTCAAGAAACCGTTCGTGGTCGAGATGTTGGGAGGTGGATTTGAGAAACCATCAGGCGCCAGATACTTTACACTTCGATTTCCTCGAATTCAAAAGATTTTCCTGGACAGGTCATTTGAAGAGGCAGCCTCGTACCAAGAACTCCAACTatcagctgaagaagctcggaTGGTACCAGCCGAAGACTTGCATCATGAGGAAGAGTGGAGAAGACAGCTCCAGCAAGGACAGGTGTCATCGTACTATATCGTGACCAAGTCACAGACGACATCCTCCGGGACAAGCTCGTGTCCGATGACAGCATCTAGCCCGAGCAAGGGACCATCGTCCGAAGCTATCGCCACGACTGTTATACGAACCCAACCGCAACATTTATCGGGGGATTCGATTCAGCAATGGAATCGCGTCAACGACGAGCGTGTCCCAGCAGATGCTATTTCCATTTTCGTGGATGATTCTATGGCAACAGTATCGTCACCGGAATCATCCGAGCCGCCTCGAAAGCTTCTGAGAAGCAATGACAATCTGTCATCAATTCAAGGAAGTAGTAAAAAACGAAACCAGGAGTCTTCCTCCAACCCGTCCAAAGGTAACAGTGCTAGTTATGGCGAGGAGAATGGAACAACGTTTCCATCGAATGACTCAAATGCATCAATCGAGTTGGAAGCCTGCATAACTTTACCTTTGCAACCAAGAAAGCGTCGAAGACTCACCGAGAATCATGCTTCTAATGTTGCTCCTGTCGTTCCTAGCTCCTGTAGCAACCAACCTCGATGTGTCAAGGCACCACTGACAATGATTCCTTTATACTTCCGTCAGGACCTGGATCGTGGTGACTCTACCAACACCTTAATCCCTCCCAACTCATCGAATCTCGCTGGGGATTTACAGACCTTCTTACAGAAC CAACAATATCCCAAGACTCTCTCGGGAGACTTCTTCTCGAAGTCAGCCAACAGGTCTCAACAGCCCTCAAATCCAACAGACATAAAACTCCACGAAGCGGCAAGATTTTCATCCTTGATGCCAAATTCCTCGCTCTCAAGGCAAGACTAG
- a CDS encoding anaphase promoting complex subunit CDC23 translates to MAVNITEDNIKDLQYRFEDATIKCSERCLYQSAKWAAEMLDSLLPVDQYDTDPDSPMEIADAPPTPQNPYLRSQDPLELALEAQEAHKYLLAKSYFDTREYDRCAAVFLPPTIPPVPLSNTSLPTTSPKPKTRHSLTPQKGKAKAISYSSVKENSTARNPYPKLSQKSLFLALYAKYLAGEKRKDEETEMVLGPADGGMTVNRELPGLAWGLEGWFAERRERGLEERNQGWLEYLYGVVLLKGRNEEEAKKWLIRSVHLNPFHWGAWQELNDLLSSTEDLKQIVDLLPQNIMTLIFHVYCSQELYQATEDTYQALSELEAIFPTSAFLKTQKALLYYHSKDFEEASHIFTDILITSPHRLDSLDHYSNILYVMGARPQLAFVAQVATATDKFRPETCCVVGNYYSLKSEHEKAVMYFRRALTLDRNFLSAWTLMGHEYIEMKNTHAAIESYRRAVDVNRKDYRAWYGLGQAYEVLDMSFYALFYYQRAAALRPYDPKMWQAVGSCYAKMGRVEQSIKALKRALVAGSYYADDASQGGGMGGPGRKILDPETLHQIATLYERLGDEEEAAAYMELTLQQETGQGPEDESFASDNDNDDDQSGGEGQQGSRRARQSSSFGNQNDSEDGTYHGTGVTATTSKARLWLARWALRHGDLERADQLAGELCQDGVEVEEAKALMRDVRARREGGG, encoded by the exons ATGGCAGTGAATATAACGGAAGACAATATCAAGGATCTACAGTATCGATTCGAAGACGCGACCATCAAATGCTCCGAGCGATGTCTTTACCAATCCGCGAAATG GGCCGCCGAGATGCTCGACTCCCTCCTGCCGGTTGATCAATATGATACAGATCCTGACTCGCCAATGGAAATAGCAGATGCTCCGCCGACTCCCCAGAATCCCTACCTTCGCAGCCAAGACCCTCTCGAACTTGCGTTAGAGGCACAGGAAGCTCATAAATACCTGTTGGCGAAATCCTACTTTGATACGCGCGAGTATGACCGCTGTGCTGCTGTCTTCCTTCCTCCAACCATACCCCCTGTTCCTCTCTCCAACACATCACTTCCTACGACATCGCCGAAACCGAAAACGAGACACTCATTGACTCCGCAGAAAGGCAAAGCCAAGGCTATTTCGTACTCGAGTGTCAAAGAGAATAGCACGGCAAGGAATCCATATCCCAAGCTCAGTCAAAAGTCCTTGTTCCTTGCCTTGTACGCCAAATATTTAGCGGGGGAGAAGCGaaaggatgaagagaccGAGATGGTGCTGGGCCCGGCAGATGGAGGGATGACGGTCAACCGGGAACTCCCTGGCTTGGCTTGGGGACTTGAAGGGTGGTTTGCGGAAAGACGAGAAAGAGGCCTGGAAGAGCGCAACCAGGGCTGGCTGGAGTATCTTTACGGTGTTGTCCTTCTGAAAGGTCgcaatgaagaggaagccaagaAATGGCTCATCAGGAGTGTTCACTTGAACCCATTTCACTGGGGTGCTTGGCAGGAGCTGAACGACCTGCTTTCAAGCACAGAAGAC TTGAAACAAATTGTAGACCTTCTCCCTCAGAACATCATGACCCTCATCTTTCACGTCTATTGCAGTCAAGAGCTCTACCAGGCGACCGAAGACACATATCAGGCTCTGTCAGAGCTAGAGGCGATTTTTCCTACCAGTGCATTCCTAAAGACACAAAAAGCGCTTCTCTATTACCATTCGAAAG ACTTTGAAGAGGCATCACATATATTTACAGACATATTGATAAcatctcctcatcgtctgGACAGCCTTGATCACTACTCCAATATACTTTACGTCATGGGTGCGCGTCCACAGCTAGCCTTTGTTGCGCAGGTCGCAACCGCCACCGACAAGTTCCGCCCTGAAACATGCTGTGTTGTCGGCAATTATTACTCACTAAAATCCGAACATGAAAAAGCTGTGATGTACTTCAGGCGCGCCCTCACACTCGACCGTAACTTTCTCTCGGCCTGGACCCTCATGGGCCACGAATACATCGAAATGAAGAATACCCACGCTGCAATTGAGTCCTACCGCCGGGCCGTTGACGTGAACCGCAAAGATTACCGTGCTTGGTACGGGCTGGGCCAAGCGTACGAAGTACTCGACATGTCATTCTATGCCTTATTCTACTACCAGCGCGCAGCAGCGTTGCGGCCATACGATCCCAAAATGTGGCAGGCGGTTGGATCCTGTTATGCCAAGATGGGCCGTGTTGAGCAAAGCATCAAAGCGCTCAAACGCGCTCTCGTCGCCGGTTCATATTACGCAGATGACGCCTCGCAGGGCGGTGGAATGGGTGGACCGGGGCGTAAAATTCTCGACCCAGAGACGCTGCACCAGATTGCCACCCTCTACGAACGGCTCggggatgaagaagaagccgccgCGTACATGGAGCTCACGCTACAGCAAGAAACTGGTCAAGGGCCCGAGGATGAGTCCTTTGCCTCCGATAACGACAACGACGATGACCAGTCGGGTGGTGAGGGCCAGCAAGGCTCACGGCGTGCTCGACAGTCGTCTTCGTTCGGCAACCAGAACGATAGTGAGGATGGTACATATCATGGTACCGGTGTGACGGCTACGACATCCAAGGCCCGTCTGTGGCTCGCGCGGTGGGCCTTGCGCCATGGCGACCTGGAACGAGCAGATCAATTGGCGGGCGAACTATGTCAAGACGGGGTCGAAGTCGAGGAGGCAAAGGCGTTGATGAGAGATGTCCGGGCCAGACGAGAAGGGGGTGGGTAA
- the erg20 gene encoding bifunctional (2E,6E)-farnesyl diphosphate synthase/dimethylallyltranstransferase, which produces MATTTSRAAFEAVFPTLAEDLLAHAKKYNLPENAVKWFEQVLNVNVPGGKLNRGLSVPDTGIALLQKPLTDEQFKHLSILGWLTELLQAFFLVSDDMMDSSITRRGQPCWYRHPGVGLIAINDAFMLESGIYVILKKHFRSHPAYVDFLELFHETTWQTELGQLCDLITAPEDKVDLDNFSMEKYMFIVTYKTAYYSFYLPVALALLYLELATPENLQQTHDILIPLGQYFQVQDDYLDAYGDPAVIGKIGTDIQDNKCSWLINQALQRCNTEQRKLLDTAYGRKDSELEAKVKALYKELDLEKVYKEYEEKTVGEIRRKIAAIDESQGLKKEVFEAFLGKIYKRTK; this is translated from the exons ATGGCAACTACCACCAGTCGTGCAGCCTTTGAGGCTGTTTTCCCCACATTGGCCGAAGATCTCCTGGCCCATGCTAAGAAATATAATCTGCCCGAGAATGCAGTAAAGTGGTTCGAACAG GTCCTCAATGTCAACGTTCCCGGTGGAAAGCTCAACCGCGGCCTCTCGGTTCCAGATACCGGCATCGCTCTACTGCAGAAGCCCCTGACCGACGAGCAGTTCAAGCATCTCAGCATCCTGGGTTGGTTGACCGAGCTGCTCCAggctttcttcttggtcAGCGATGACATGATGGACAGCTCGATTACTCGTCGTGGCCAGCCGTGCTGGTACCGCCACCCTGGAGTTGGGCTGATTGCTATCAACGACGCATTCATGCTTGAATCCGGCATCTACGTGATCCTCAAGAAGCACTTCCGCTCTCATCCTGCCTACGTCGATTTCCTTGAGCTGTTCCATGAGACCACCTGGCAGACGGAACTCGGTCAACTGTGCGATTTGATTACGGCCCCTGAGGACAAGGTTGATCTGGACAACTTCTCCATGGAGAAGTACATGTTCATCGTGACCTACAAAACCGCTTACTACAGTTTCTACCTTCCCGTTGCTCTTGCTTTGCTCTACCTCGAACTCGCCACCCCCGAGAACCTTCAACAGACCCACGACATCCTGATCCCGCTGGGTCAGTACTTCCAGGTGCAGGACGACTACTTGGACGCCTATGGTGATCCAGCCGTCATTGGCAAGATCGGCACCGATATCCAGGACAACAAGTGCTCATGGCTGATCAACCAAGCTCTTCAGCGCTGCAACACTGAGCAGCGCAAGCTCCTCGACACCGCCTACGGCCGCAAGGACAGCGAGCTTGAGGCCAAGGTCAAGGCGTTGTACAAGGAACTCGACTTGGAGAAGGTCTACAAGGAGTACGAGGAGAAGACCGTTGGTGAAATTCGCCGCAAGATTGCAGCCATTGACGAAAGTCAGGGCCTGAAGAAAGAGGTCTTCGAGGCATTCCTTGGCAAGATCTACAAGCGCACCAAATAG
- a CDS encoding arylsulfotransferase family protein — translation MLRDLWFAVATAFTLVQADRGPYFQSSRFEDGDLGQWPTETYRSSAPMGPILNYVESNPQCKDGQYTLIAPRGMAVRNPGPMIIDQDGHLVWTKHYGQTYNVNVYRYKGQDYLTFWVGNDGIVGHGDGTYYMLDSAYEEAYTIRGANGLPADLHEFQITGHETALFTVYDVVPADLRSAGGPEKGWIWDGTFQEVDIETGQLLFQWRASEHFNLTDSYRGREGAGDSEDHPWDFFHINSVDKDAKGNFLVSSRYMSCLTYIDGRTGNIIWRLGGKHNDFHDLSAGAATNFTWQHHARFHDNGSAITLFDNASRGDGSPRLTSRGLYLDVDTRQMTVSLRHEYWNPHPISSQSQGSVQLLNTGNVLLGYGANAAWTEYTTAGDVLCHVHFGPASAFGAGKILSYRVFKHRWTGLPRTNPALALYRHEAAVSWNGATEVATWVLQGSDMREPNKEDESITFLTAVPKSGFETIISIPAQTSQNYLRVLGLNATGQILGATAWLHWDPESEEVALGPGNRDSGNGSSSSSSSSSIDVRAFLFFAFGFSSAVFLAVCAWFVWRRFWTQEDDREWERERERGGWKPVDEFNGDEHDLSEVEFEGMELSLLQGRRLSRSDSGGEFDG, via the exons atgCTGCGAGATCTATGGTTCGCCGTCGCAACGGCATTCACTCTTGTACAGGCAGATCGCGGACCGTATTTTCAGTCGAGCCGCTTTGAGGATGGGGACCTTGGGCAATGGCCCACGGAGACATATCGTTCATCTGCTCCGATGGGCCCCATATTGAACTACGTGGAGTCCAATCCTCAATGCAAGGATGGGCAATACACCTTGATTGCGCCCCGTGGAATGGCGGTGCGAAATCCGGGGCCCATGATCATCGATCAGGATGGTCACCTGGTGTGGACCAAACACTACGGCCAGACGTACAACGTGAACGTGTACAGATACAAAGGCCAGGACTATCTTACATTCTGGGTGGGTAACGATGGGATCGTTGGTCATGGCGACGGGACATACTACATG TTAGATTCGGCCTATGAGGAGGCGTATACGATCCGGGGAGCCAACGGCCTGCCAGCAGACCTCCACGAGTTCCAGATCACTGGTCATGAAACCGCCCTCTTCACGGTCTACGACGTCGTCCCCGCGGATCTACGGTCCGCAGGCGGCCCAGAAAAGGGCTGGATATGGGACGGCACGTTCCAAGAGGTCGACATTGAGACCGGccagctgctcttccagTGGCGCGCATCCGAGCACTTCAACCTAACCGACAGCTACCGCGGCCGCGAAGGCGCCGGCGACTCCGAAGACCATCCCTGGGACTTCTTCCACATCAACAGCGTCGACAAGGACGCCAAGGGCAACTTCCTAGTGTCCTCGCGCTACATGAGCTGTCTCACATACATTGACGGCCGCACAGGCAACATCATCTGGCGCCTCGGCGGCAAGCATAACGACTTCCACGACCTCTCTGCCGGCGCCGCCACAAACTTCACCTGGCAGCACCACGCCCGCTTCCACGACAACGGCTCGGCCATCACCCTCTTCGACAACGCCTCCCGCGGCGACGGCTCCCCGCGCCTCACCAGCCGAGGCCTCTACCTCGACGTCGACACGCGCCAGATGACCGTCAGCCTCCGACACGAGTACTGGAACCCCCACCCCATCAGCAGCCAGTCCCAGGGGTCtgtccagctcctcaacaccgGCAACGTCCTGCTAGGCTACGGCGCCAACGCCGCTTGGACAGAGTACACCACCGCCGGCGACGTCCTCTGCCACGTCCACTTCGGCCCGGCATCCGCGTTCGGCGCAGGGAAAATCCTCTCCTACCGCGTCTTCAAACACCGCTGGACCGGCCTCCCGCGCACGAACCCGGCTCTCGCCCTGTATCGCCACGAAGCAGCCGTCAGCTGGAACGGAGCTACAGAGGTCGCGACCTGGGTCCTTCAGGGCTCCGACATGCGCGAACCCAACAAGGAAGACGAGTCAATAACTTTCCTCACCGCCGTCCCCAAATCCGGCTTCGAGACTATTATCAGCATTCCGGCGCAGACATCCCAGAACTACCTGCGCGTTCTTGGCCTCAACGCTACAGGCCAGATCCTCGGCGCGACAGCATGGTTGCACTGGGATCCGGAGTCTGAGGAAGTCGCCCTCGGCCCGGGTAACAGGGACAGCGGCAacggctcctcctcctcctcctcctcctcgtcgatcgATGTCCGCGCGTTCCTGTTCTTTGCTTTTGGGTTCTCCTCTGCTGTTTTCCTGGCTGTGTGTGCGTGGTTTGTCTGGCGGCGGTTCTGGACTCAGGAAGATGACCGGGAATGGGAACGGGAACGGGAACGGGGTGGGTGGAAGCCTGTTGATGAGTTCAATGGGGATGAGCATGATCTTAGCGAGGTGGAGTTTGAGGGAATGGAGTTATCGTTGTTGCAGGGTAGGCGGTTGTCGCGTTCGGATTCGGGAGGGGAGTTTGATGGTTGA
- a CDS encoding NMT1/THI5 family protein produces the protein MSTDKITFLTNWHATPYHAPLYLAHSKGFFKEEGLKVAILEPNDPSDVTEIIGSGKVDMGFKAMIHTLAAKARNFPVTSIGSLLDEPFTGVVYLKDSGITEDFRSLKGKRIGYVGEFGKIQIDELTKYYGMTADDYTAVRCGMNVTKAIIRGDIDAGIGLENVQMVELAEWLASQNRPRDDVQMLRIDQLAELGCCCFCSILYIANDAFLAANPDKVQKFMRAVKRATDYVLAEPAKAYEEYIDVKPIMGTPVNRKIFERSFAYFSRDLKNVQRDWAKVTNYGKRLGILDANFEPNYTNKYLSWDLDADSTDPLGDQKRMAELQKQVAAEGGFKRLHVSASA, from the exons ATGTCTACTGACAAGATCACCTTTCTGACCAACTG GCACGCGACGCCCTACCATGCGCCTCTGTACCTTGCCCACAGCAAGGGTTTTTTCAAGGAAGAGGGCCTCAAGGTTGCTATTCTGGAGCCTAATGACCCTTCCGATGTGACCGAGATCATCGGCAGCGGCAAGGTTGACATGGGCTTCAAGGCTATGATTCACACCCTGGCT GCCAAAGCTCGTAACTTCCCCGTCACCTCAATCGGCTCTCTGCTCGACGAGCCTTTCACCGGTGTTGTCTATCTCAAGGATAGCGGAATTACCGAGGACTTTCGGTCCCTGAAGGGCAAGAGGATCGGTTACGTCGGAGAGTTCGGCAAG ATCCAAATCGATGAGCTCACCAAGTACTACGGCATGACTGCCGACGACTACACTGCCGTTCGCTGCGGCATGAACGtcaccaaggccatcatCCGCGGCGACATCGACGCCGGTATCGGTCTCGAGAACGTGCAGATGGTCGAGCTGGCCGAGTGGCTCGCCTCTCAGAACCGTCCCCGCGATGACGTTCAGATGCTCCGTATTGACCAACTCGCCGAActcggctgctgctgcttctgctctATCCTCTACATCGCCAACGACGCCTTCCTGGCCGCCAACCCAGACAAGGTGCAGAAGTTCATGCGCGCCGTCAAGCGCGCTACCGACTACGTCCTCGCGGAGCCCGCCAAGGCCTACGAGGAGTACATCGACGTCAAGCCCATCATGGGAACCCCTGTGAACCGCAAGATCTTCGAGCGCTCCTTTGCGTACTTCAGCCGCGATCTGAAGAACGTCCAGCGTGACTGGGCCAAGGTTACCAACTACGGAAAGCGCCTGGGCATCCTCGACGCGAACTTTGAGCCCAACTACACCAACAAGTACCTCTCCTGGGACCTGGATGCGGACTCCACCGACCCTCTTGGTGACCAGAAGCGCATGGctgagctgcagaagcaggtCGCCGCTGAGGGCGGGTTCAAGCGCCTTCACgtgtctgcttctgcttaG
- a CDS encoding glycogen [starch] synthase, whose amino-acid sequence MDSEDTGPDPPKRDVRNHILFEIATEVANRVGGIYSVLKSKAPVTTAEYGDRYTLIGPLNRASAAVEVEELTPSNPRMVETMNSMKERGIGMVYGRWLIEGAPRVLLIDTGTGYKYLDEWKGDLWNIAGIPSPASDTETNEAIVFGYLVAWFLGEFIAHERRRAVVAHFHEWLAGVALPLTKKRHMDLTTIFTTHATLLGRYLCAGSVDFYNNLQHFDVDAEAGKRGIYHRYCIERAAAHSADVFTTVSHITAFESEHLLKRKPDGVLPNGLNVKKFAAVHEFQNLHSQSKEKINDFVRGHFYGHNDFDLDNTLYVFTAGRYEFRNKGVDMFIEGLARLNHRLKASGSKTTVVAFIIMPAQTSSLTVEALKGQAVVKSLRDTIEMIEKSIGKRMYERCLAWKEGDNMPDEKDLITSQDRVLLRRRLFAMKRHGLPPIVTHNMINDHEDPILNQIRRVELFNYPTDRVKVIFHPEFLNSSNPVLPLDYDDFVRGTHLGVFPSYYEPWGYTPAECTVMGVPSITTNLSGFGCYMEELIENSSDYGIYIVDRRMKGVDESVNQLTDFMFNFTQKSRRQRINQRNRTERLSDLLDWKRMGLEYVKARQLALRRAYPSSFDGPEDYFDVIGGTEQKLSRPLSVPGSPRDRSGVMTPGDFATIQEVKEGLDTEDYIAWRLPNSEEEEPDDHYFPLTLRTKKSSDRPSSPLDSIPVNGGR is encoded by the exons ATGGACAGCGAGGATACTGGTCCCGACCCTCCCAAGAGAGATGTGCGCAACCACATCCTCTTTGAGATTGCTACTGAAGTCGCCAACCGAGTCGGTGGTATATACTCCGTGCTGAAATCTAAAGCTCCGGTCACTACAGCTGAATATGGCGATCGGTACACCCTGATCGGGCCTTTGAACCGGGCCTCCGCAGCcgtggaggtggaggagctgaCTCCCTCGAACCCCCGCATGGTGGAGACTATGAACTCCATGAAGGAGCGTGGCATTGGCATGGTGTATGGTCGCTGGCTGATTGAAGGTGCCCCTCGGGTTCTCCTCATCGATACAGGAACTGGATACAAGTACCTGGATGAGTGGAAGGGCGACCTCTGGAATATCGCCGGTATTCCGTCTCCCGCGTCGGATACGGAGACCAATGAGGCCATTGTCTTCGGTTACCTGGTAGCGTGGTTTTTGGGAGAA TTTATCGCTCACGAACGCCGGCGTGCAGTAGTCGCTCATTTCCACGAATGGCTTGCCGGTGTCGCCCTGCCTCTGACCAAGAAGAGGCACATGGATCTAACCACTATCTTCACGACTCATGCGACTTTGCTTGGTCGGTATCTTTGCGCCGGATCTGTCGACTTTTACAACAATCTCCAGCATTTCGATGTGGACGCCGAGGCTGGCAAGAGAGGCATCTATCATAGGTACTGCATTGAGAGAGCCGCCGCACACAGCGCAGACGTCTTCACTACAGTCTCACACATCACGGCATTTGAAAGTGAGCATCTGCTCAAGCGCAAACCGGACGGGGTGCTTCCCAATGGATTGAATGTCAAGAAATTCGCGGCGGTGCATGAGTTCCAGAACTTGCACTCCCAGTCCAAAGAGAAGATCAACGACTTCGTTCGCGGTCACTTCTATGGCCACAATGACTTTGATCTGGACAACACTCTCTACGTCTTCACGGCAGGTCGGTATGAATTCCGGAACAAGGGAGTGGATATGTTCATCGAGGGCCTGGCTCGTCTTAATCATCGCCTGAAAGCCAGCGGGTCCAAGACGACCGTGGTGGCCTTTATCATCATGCCAGCCCAGACCTCGTCGCTGACTGTGGAGGCCCTCAAGGGTCAAGCTGTCGTCAAGTCCTTGCGAGACACAATCGAGATGATCGAAAAGAGTATCGGAAAACGGATGTATGAGCGTTGCCTAGCCTGGAAAGAAGGCGACAACATGCCCGACGAGAAGGATTTGATTACAAGCCAAGACCGTGTGCTGCTGCGTCGGAGACTTTTCGCCATGAAGCGGCACGGATTGCCTCCGATTGTGACGCACAACATGATCAATGACCATGAGGATCCGATTCTCAACCAAATCCGTCGCGTTGAGCTTTTCAACTACCCGACGGACCGCGTCAAGGTCATCTTCCATCCGGAGTTCCTGAACTCCTCCAACCCTGTTCTGCCTCTGGACTACGACGACTTTGTCCGTGGTACGCATCTGGGAGTCTTCCCATCGTACTACGAACCCTGGGGTTACACGCCTGCGGAATGTACCGTGATGGGCGTGCCAAGCATCACCACCAACTTGTCCGGTTTCGGCTGCTACATGGAAGAATTGATTGAAAACTCCTCCGACTATGGAATTTACATTGTGGACCGGCGCATGAAGGGCGTTGATGAATCTGTCAATCAGCTGACTGACTTCATGTTCAATTTTACCCAGAAGAGCCGACGACAGCGCATTAACCAGAGGAACCGCACGGAACGTTTGAGTGATCTGCTCGATTGGAAGCGTATGGGTTTGGAATATGTCAAGGCTCGACAGCTGGCTCTAAGAAGAG CCTACCCTTCATCCTTCGATGGTCCCGAAGACTATTTCGACGTCATTGGAGGAACAGAGCAGAAGCTCTCGCGTCCATTGTCAGTCCCCGGGTCTCCACGGGATCGATCTGGAGTGATGACTCCGGGTGATTTTGCTACCATTCAGGAAGTCAAAGAGGGCCTGGACACTGAGGACTATATCGCATGGCGTCTTCC TAAtagcgaagaggaagagccggATGATCATTACTTCCCGCTCACTTTACGGACGAAGAAGTCTTCGGACCGACCTTCGTCGCCGCTGGATAGCATCCCCGTTAACGGTGGCCGTTGA